Proteins encoded by one window of Microplitis mediator isolate UGA2020A chromosome 1, iyMicMedi2.1, whole genome shotgun sequence:
- the LOC130678213 gene encoding geranylgeranyl transferase type-1 subunit beta isoform X2, with product MARIRIRKGLDMLDSLNLINETEKLSAIEWIYKLQVTDPGVRSGFQASTMLPNDTAHYQCGYLPMTYTALATLLALGDDLKRVNKKSILEGMRACQNNDGCFMAMITESESDMRFLYCACCVSAILNDWSGINKTTAIDYIVKSISYDGAMGQGPGLESHGGSTFCAVASLYLMNELHNVLNKDQIDKLRRWCLMRQTSGFQGRPGKPSDTCYSFWVGATLHMLDSGHLIDPVENREFILSTQDDSIGGFAKFYDTRADPLHTYLGLCGLSLMGEPGLLSMNAALNVSNRVYNHLKEIHKKWEND from the exons ATGGCTAGGATAAGAATTAGAAAag GACTTGACATGCTCGACTCATTGAATTTGATAAACGAAACGGAGAAATTATCAGCCATCGAATGGATATACAAATTACAAGTGACAGATCCTGGTGTCAGATCTGGTTTTCAAGCCTCAACGATGCTACCAAATGATACGGCTCACTATCAATGTGGTTATTTACCGATGACTTATACGGCACTTGCAACATTATTAGCATTGGGCGATGATTTGAAACGCGTTAATAAGAAATCAATATTGGAAGGTATGCGTGCATGTCAGAATAATGATGGTTGTTTCATGGCAATGATAACTGAAAGCGAAAGCGACATGAGGTTTCTCTACTGTGCATGCTGTGTTTCTGCGATCCTCAATGATTGGTctggaataaataaaactacggCTATTGATTATATTGTTAAGAGTATC TCATATGATGGAGCAATGGGACAAGGACCTGGACTGGAGTCACATGGTGGATCAACGTTCTGTGCGGTTGCCAGTCTATATCTCATGAACGAGCTCCACAATGTCCTGAATAAGGATCAAATTGACAAATTGAGACGTTGGTGTCTCATGAGACAAACCAGTGGGTTTCAAGGACGTCCTGGTAAACCATCAGACACCTGTTACAGCTTTTGGGTCGGCGCTACACTACATATGCTCGACTCTGGGCATCTTATTGATCCAGTAGAAAATCGAGAATTTATTTTGAGTACTCAAGATGATTCTATTGGAGGGTTTgctaaattttatgatacacGTGCTGATCCATTGCATACTTATTTAG gtCTGTGTGGCTTGAGTTTGATGGGAGAACCTGGATTATTGTCAATGAATGCTGCTTTAAATGTATCTAATCGTGTCTACAATCATTTGAaagaaattcataaaaaatgggAAAATGATTGA
- the LOC130678213 gene encoding geranylgeranyl transferase type-1 subunit beta isoform X1, translating into MARNLTAQLEKKKHAQYLKRILQIMPSQMAQYDSNRMMFAFFSVSGLDMLDSLNLINETEKLSAIEWIYKLQVTDPGVRSGFQASTMLPNDTAHYQCGYLPMTYTALATLLALGDDLKRVNKKSILEGMRACQNNDGCFMAMITESESDMRFLYCACCVSAILNDWSGINKTTAIDYIVKSISYDGAMGQGPGLESHGGSTFCAVASLYLMNELHNVLNKDQIDKLRRWCLMRQTSGFQGRPGKPSDTCYSFWVGATLHMLDSGHLIDPVENREFILSTQDDSIGGFAKFYDTRADPLHTYLGLCGLSLMGEPGLLSMNAALNVSNRVYNHLKEIHKKWEND; encoded by the exons atggcacgaAATTTAACCGCacaattagaaaaaaagaaacacgCACAATATTTGAAAAGAATATTACAAATAATGCCGAGTCAAATGGCTCAATACGATTCAAATAGAATGATGtttgcatttttttctgtatcagGACTTGACATGCTCGACTCATTGAATTTGATAAACGAAACGGAGAAATTATCAGCCATCGAATGGATATACAAATTACAAGTGACAGATCCTGGTGTCAGATCTGGTTTTCAAGCCTCAACGATGCTACCAAATGATACGGCTCACTATCAATGTGGTTATTTACCGATGACTTATACGGCACTTGCAACATTATTAGCATTGGGCGATGATTTGAAACGCGTTAATAAGAAATCAATATTGGAAGGTATGCGTGCATGTCAGAATAATGATGGTTGTTTCATGGCAATGATAACTGAAAGCGAAAGCGACATGAGGTTTCTCTACTGTGCATGCTGTGTTTCTGCGATCCTCAATGATTGGTctggaataaataaaactacggCTATTGATTATATTGTTAAGAGTATC TCATATGATGGAGCAATGGGACAAGGACCTGGACTGGAGTCACATGGTGGATCAACGTTCTGTGCGGTTGCCAGTCTATATCTCATGAACGAGCTCCACAATGTCCTGAATAAGGATCAAATTGACAAATTGAGACGTTGGTGTCTCATGAGACAAACCAGTGGGTTTCAAGGACGTCCTGGTAAACCATCAGACACCTGTTACAGCTTTTGGGTCGGCGCTACACTACATATGCTCGACTCTGGGCATCTTATTGATCCAGTAGAAAATCGAGAATTTATTTTGAGTACTCAAGATGATTCTATTGGAGGGTTTgctaaattttatgatacacGTGCTGATCCATTGCATACTTATTTAG gtCTGTGTGGCTTGAGTTTGATGGGAGAACCTGGATTATTGTCAATGAATGCTGCTTTAAATGTATCTAATCGTGTCTACAATCATTTGAaagaaattcataaaaaatgggAAAATGATTGA
- the LOC130663932 gene encoding tumor necrosis factor alpha-induced protein 8-like protein isoform X1, with translation MELQSWFLYHLVAVTDCNQVMQSTATGGGVYPGGGTGSRARDLGLRAQKKILGRVVSSNAGRSLFIDDATTSLLDNLFKLMERATKSNPSLDKKQPEKVLKNIVKLSIKIGLLQRNQQLTSSDEVKINEIRSSLRAAAMSVVSFYELEFSFDRVYLTRSLERCRTAIITLIKPHLTDKSQERCDQIFDFITHQDFLEFVFQQDSELRPTLGLLVDDINKALDAGHL, from the exons ATGGAGTTGCAAAGTTGGTTCCTCTATCACCTGGTAGCCGTCACCGACTGCAATCAAG TGATGCAGTCGACGGCTACCGGGGGTGGAGTTTACCCAGGGGGTGGAACAGGTAGCAGAGCACGGGACTTAGGTTTAcgagcacaaaaaaaaattctcggaCGAGTTGTTTCTTCAAATGCCGGAAGATCTCTTTTTATAGACGACGCTACGACGTCACTTCTTGACAATCTCTTCAAGCTTATGGAGAGAGCAACTAAAAGTAATCCTAGTCTTGATAAAAAACAACCGgagaaagttttaaaaaacattgttAAATTGTCTATTAAA atcGGATTATTGCAACGTAATCAGCAATTAACTTCATCTGATGAagtcaaaataaatgaaatccGTTCAAGTTTGAGGGCCGCCGCAATGTCTGTGGTTTCATTTTATGAATTAGAATTTAGTTTTGACAGAGTTTACTTAACAAGATCGTTAGAACGCTGTCGAACAGCTATCATAACTTTAATAAAACCACATCTGACAGATAAATCACAAGAAAGATGTGACCAAATATTTGATTTCATAACtcatcaagattttcttgagtttgtttttcaacaagaTTCGGAGTTGAGGCCAACACTTGGGTTACTTGTTGATGATATTAATAAAGCATTAGATGCTGGCCatctttga
- the LOC130678211 gene encoding poly [ADP-ribose] polymerase-like, with protein sequence MDSETKKINKNKRKRQNSQRVFPSAGVKNSNDLETSTTKVDPKANHTKSNKRKRRNFQKISPSSTETNSSDSHLSSVDPQYRSVSCVYEDRGRKYSMAFWKLNPYNNGILYYKVQIIDYFHISKDYNRLFFDGQKDYLLVQNWGLLGTQDFRDTSEKLPLECCINRFYYLINCYQQYEHYLPLIDSPETNEVNLSFPVQKLIKFIYSNNMIAKNDLNNNSLVDCYKKLNSNISVLDRNSVMFDIIQQYITNTHSEFHYHFRVMINDVFMVDRYGEDDNYMRNLHNKKLLWHGTKMSNICAILSNGLKISPLNAKHTGHMFGKGIYFTNVVSKAANYSKTNVGQGDHQGILLLCEVALGNVMELYNATNITQLPSDVHSVFVRGISSPQNYINISQGVEVPYGPLVNVPLSQIPQFRHNQFVIYNTAQVRIRYLVCVSYDCLS encoded by the coding sequence ATGGATtctgaaactaaaaaaataaataaaaataaaagaaaacgaCAAAACTCACAGAGGGTATTTCCTTCTGCAggagtaaaaaattcaaatgatcTCGAAACATCAACAACAAAAGTGGATCCTAAAGCCAATCATACGAagagtaataaaagaaaaagaagaaattttcaaaagatcTCTCCTTCTTCAACAGAAACGAATTCGTCTGACTCCCATCTATCATCAGTGGACCCCCAATATCGATCCGTATCGTGCGTATATGAAGATCGTGGAAGGAAGTATTCAATGGCTTTTTGGAAATTGAATCCTTACAACAATGGAATTTTGTACTACAAAGTCCAAATCATTGATTACTTCCACATATCTAAAGATTATAATCGCCTCTTTTTTGATGGACAAAAAGATTATTTACTGGTTCAAAATTGGGGGTTACTTGGCACGCAAGACTTTCGCGATACTTCAGAAAAATTACCGCTTGAATGCTGTATCAATagattttactatttaatcaATTGTTATCAACAGTATGAACACTACTTACCACTTATTGATTCACCCGAAACCAATGAAGTGAATTTGTCATTTCCTGTGcaaaaacttattaaattcatatattcaaataatatgaTTGCTAAAAATGacttaaataacaattcattagttgattgttataaaaaattgaactctAATATTTCCGTACTCGATAGAAATTCCGTAATGTTTGATATAATACAACAATATATAACTAACACACACTCTGAATTCCACTATCATTTTAGAGTGATGATAAATGACGTATTCATGGTTGATAGATACGGCGAAGACGATAATTACATGAGAAAtcttcataataaaaaattactttggcATGGGACTAAAATGAGTAATATCTGTGCTATTTTATCAAACGGTTTGAAAATCTCTCCCCTCAATGCCAAGCACACGGGTCATATGTTTGGtaagggaatttattttactaatgTTGTTTCGAAAGCCGCTAACTACAGTAAAACTAATGTCGGACAAGGGGATCATCAGggcattttattattatgtgaAGTTGCGTTGGGAAATGTTATGGAGTTATACAATGCGACAAATATAACGCAATTGCCGTCTGATGTACATTCAGTATTTGTTAGAGGAATCAGCAGCCCACAGAATTATATAAACATTTCCCAGGGAGTTGAAGTTCCTTATGGGCCGCTTGTTAATGTGCCACTTTCCCAAATACCACAGTTTCGTCACAatcaatttgttatttataatactGCGCAAGTTAGAATTCGGTACCTTGTTTGCGTCAGTTATGACTGTCTGTCATGA
- the LOC130663932 gene encoding tumor necrosis factor alpha-induced protein 8-like protein isoform X2, protein MFDVMQSTATGGGVYPGGGTGSRARDLGLRAQKKILGRVVSSNAGRSLFIDDATTSLLDNLFKLMERATKSNPSLDKKQPEKVLKNIVKLSIKIGLLQRNQQLTSSDEVKINEIRSSLRAAAMSVVSFYELEFSFDRVYLTRSLERCRTAIITLIKPHLTDKSQERCDQIFDFITHQDFLEFVFQQDSELRPTLGLLVDDINKALDAGHL, encoded by the exons ATGTTTGATG TGATGCAGTCGACGGCTACCGGGGGTGGAGTTTACCCAGGGGGTGGAACAGGTAGCAGAGCACGGGACTTAGGTTTAcgagcacaaaaaaaaattctcggaCGAGTTGTTTCTTCAAATGCCGGAAGATCTCTTTTTATAGACGACGCTACGACGTCACTTCTTGACAATCTCTTCAAGCTTATGGAGAGAGCAACTAAAAGTAATCCTAGTCTTGATAAAAAACAACCGgagaaagttttaaaaaacattgttAAATTGTCTATTAAA atcGGATTATTGCAACGTAATCAGCAATTAACTTCATCTGATGAagtcaaaataaatgaaatccGTTCAAGTTTGAGGGCCGCCGCAATGTCTGTGGTTTCATTTTATGAATTAGAATTTAGTTTTGACAGAGTTTACTTAACAAGATCGTTAGAACGCTGTCGAACAGCTATCATAACTTTAATAAAACCACATCTGACAGATAAATCACAAGAAAGATGTGACCAAATATTTGATTTCATAACtcatcaagattttcttgagtttgtttttcaacaagaTTCGGAGTTGAGGCCAACACTTGGGTTACTTGTTGATGATATTAATAAAGCATTAGATGCTGGCCatctttga